One window of the Magnolia sinica isolate HGM2019 chromosome 19, MsV1, whole genome shotgun sequence genome contains the following:
- the LOC131235418 gene encoding uncharacterized protein LOC131235418 isoform X1, which produces MIGKLFPHAEIFKWMMYGNDGKHPACDPSYFGRREFSFTLDNDIYLRFQSFNNAAELESSIKEKCPFKIDIGPVYSVDPAKRHAYAQGGNNVFMPVERELVFDIDMSDYDDVRYCCSGAEVCLECWPLMTIAIKVMDIALRDDFGFNHILWVYSGRRGVHCWVCDGRARRLTNEQRAAIADYFRVYKGNENSNKKVSLMGPALHPLLARLYTDVLKVFFEEKLLGG; this is translated from the exons ATGATAGGAAAGCTCTTTCCACATGCTGAGATCTTTAAATGGATGATGTATGGAAATG ATGGAAAGCATCCAGCATGTGACCCGTCCTACTTTGGCCGGAGAGAATTTTCCTTCACACTGGATAATGACATTTATCTGCGCTTCCAATCGTTCAACAACGCGGCTGAACTGGAAAGTTCTATCAAAGAAAAGTGCCCATTTAAGATTGATATTGGACCTGTATACAGTGTAGAT cctgCTAAACGGCATGCATATGCACAAGGTGGTAATAATGTTTTCATGCCAGTAGAGAGGGAGCTCGTTTTTGATATT GATATGTCCGATTATGATGATGTTCGGTACTGCTGCTCAGGAGCAGAAGTCTGCTTAGAATGCTGGCCATTGATGACCATCGCCATTAAAGTGATGGATATTGCTCTCAGAG ATGATTTTGGTTTTAATCACATACTCTGGGTATATAGTGGTAGACGCGGTGTTCATTGTTGGGTTTGTGATGGGAGAGCGAGGAG GTTGACTAATGAACAGAGGGCAGCTATTGCAGACTACTTCAGGGTATACAAG GGAAATGAAAATAGTAATAAGAAAGTGTCTTTGATGGGTCCAGCTCTGCATCCTTTACTGGC GAGATTATATACAGATGTCTTGAAGGTCTTTTTTGAAGAGAAACTGCTTGGTGGGTAG
- the LOC131235418 gene encoding uncharacterized protein LOC131235418 isoform X2 produces MIGKLFPHAEIFKWMMYGNDGKHPACDPSYFGRREFSFTLDNDIYLRFQSFNNAAELESSIKEKCPFKIDIGPVYSVDPAKRHAYAQGGNNVFMPVERELVFDIDMSDYDDVRYCCSGAEVCLECWPLMTIAIKVMDIALRDDFGFNHILWVYSGRRGVHCWVCDGRARRLTNEQRAAIADYFRVYKSLL; encoded by the exons ATGATAGGAAAGCTCTTTCCACATGCTGAGATCTTTAAATGGATGATGTATGGAAATG ATGGAAAGCATCCAGCATGTGACCCGTCCTACTTTGGCCGGAGAGAATTTTCCTTCACACTGGATAATGACATTTATCTGCGCTTCCAATCGTTCAACAACGCGGCTGAACTGGAAAGTTCTATCAAAGAAAAGTGCCCATTTAAGATTGATATTGGACCTGTATACAGTGTAGAT cctgCTAAACGGCATGCATATGCACAAGGTGGTAATAATGTTTTCATGCCAGTAGAGAGGGAGCTCGTTTTTGATATT GATATGTCCGATTATGATGATGTTCGGTACTGCTGCTCAGGAGCAGAAGTCTGCTTAGAATGCTGGCCATTGATGACCATCGCCATTAAAGTGATGGATATTGCTCTCAGAG ATGATTTTGGTTTTAATCACATACTCTGGGTATATAGTGGTAGACGCGGTGTTCATTGTTGGGTTTGTGATGGGAGAGCGAGGAG GTTGACTAATGAACAGAGGGCAGCTATTGCAGACTACTTCAGGGTATACAAG TCTCTGTTATAG
- the LOC131235420 gene encoding uncharacterized protein LOC131235420, which yields MREGQRISISINDLGQPDCDNASKLTNFIGTIARNGVYAPLTFNDWRAVPNAKKDDMWGLVTSKFEFDGNAKAWVLKSLGKKWREWKGKLKKLYYSSHETDEERLVDLDGRV from the exons ATGCGTGAAGGTCAACGGATTTCTATTTCCATCAACGATCTAGGGCAGCCCGATTGTGACAATGCTAGTAAGCTGACAAATTTCATAGGGACAATAGCACGCAATGGGGTATATGCCCCCCTTACATTTAATGATTGGAGGGCGGTGCCAAATGCGAAGAAAGATGATATGTGGGGGCTTGTCACG TCCAAGTTTGAGTTTGATGGTAATGCTAAGGCTTGGGTGCTGAAGTCACTTGGTAAAAAATGGAGGGAATGGAAGGGCAAGCTGAAGAAACTCTACTACTCTTCTCATGAGACTGATGAGGAGCGGCTCGTAGATCTTGATGGGCGGGTCTAA
- the LOC131235419 gene encoding uncharacterized protein LOC131235419 — MNVVKQKNPRARPRDIERIHNETFHKWFNDHVEQLRQVENEQVSEDLRWLARGPCATRRYKGFIINGFRFHTKDREKKRKTQHSGVVVTAKTSSFATVNDRNPVAGDVTYYGVLTNIIELEYCGDRKVVLFRCDWVDVLSQGRGVRKDGLGFTLVNLKQLCHFGRQLSDEPFVFASQAEQVFYVQDPVEKD; from the exons ATGAATGTTGTTAAGCAAAAGAATCCTCGCGCACGACCAAGGGATATAGAACGCATTCACAATGAAACATTTCATAAATGGTTTAACGATCAT GTTGAACAGCTGCGCCAGGTAGAGAATGAGCAGGTCTCAGAAGACCTTAGATGGCTAGCTCGGGGTCCTTGTGCAACAAGAAGATACAAGGGTTTTATCATAAACGGCTTCAGGTTTCACACTAAAGaccgagaaaagaaaagaaaaactcaacaTAGTGGAGTTGTGGTGACCGCAAAGACATCAAGCTTTGCGACTGTCAACGACAGAAATCCTGTTGCAGGAGATGTAACTTACTATGGTGTCTTGACAAACATAATTGAATTGGAATATTGTGGTGATCGGAAAGTTGTATTATTTAGGTGTGATTGGGTTGATGTTCTATCTCAGGGCAGGGGTGTCAGGAAGGATGGGTTGGGGTTCACGCTCGTGAATTTGAAACAGTTATGCCATTTTGGTCGACAGTTGTCTGATGAACCGTTTGTGTTTGCATCTCAAGCTGAGCAGGTGTTCTATGTACAAGACCCTGTCGAGAAGGATTGA
- the LOC131235086 gene encoding small ribosomal subunit protein cS22-like: protein MLYLQVMYDKYSERNRRFAFVTMKTVEDANATIEKLNDTEIGGRQIKVNVTKKPLHPVDVYLLQVEESTFIDSPHKVYVGNLAKTVTSETLSQFFSKKGKVLSVKVS from the exons ATGCTTTATTTACAGGTTATGTATGATAAGTACTCTGAAAGGAACCGTCGTTTTGCGTTTGTCACTATGAAAACAGTAGAGGATGCAAATGCAACTATTGAGAAGTTGAATGACACG GAAATTGGAGGACGGCAAATCAAAGTAAATGTGACGAAAAAGCCTTTGCATCCTGTGGATGTGTATCTTCTCCAGGTTGAGGAATCAACGTTCATTGACAGCCCTCACAAAGTTTATGTCGGGAACCTTGCAAAGACTGTGACCTCCGAAACACTCAGCCAATTCTTCTCTAAGAAGGGAAAGGTTCTTAGTGTGAAAGTGTCTTGA